In Pedobacter sp. WC2423, the following are encoded in one genomic region:
- a CDS encoding NifU family protein, with translation MDLKEQVEQALETIRPYLKADGGDVAIEEITPDNVVKLKLLGNCGSCKMSFMTMKAGIEQAIMKAVPQITAVEAINLTESV, from the coding sequence ATGGATTTAAAAGAACAAGTAGAACAAGCATTAGAAACTATCCGTCCTTATCTTAAGGCTGATGGTGGTGATGTTGCGATAGAAGAAATTACGCCGGATAATGTCGTTAAATTGAAATTACTGGGGAACTGCGGATCTTGCAAAATGAGTTTTATGACCATGAAAGCAGGAATCGAGCAGGCTATTATGAAAGCGGTACCGCAAATTACTGCGGTTGAAGCTATTAACCTGACTGAATCAGTTTAG
- the hpt gene encoding hypoxanthine phosphoribosyltransferase, with protein sequence MMNTIEVGDRKFGISITNERIIARTKEIAAQINAEYKDKRPLFIGVLNGSFLFMADLLKETEIPCEVAFMKVSSYKGGLTSSGELKEIFGLPDNLEGRHLVLVEDIVDTGLTLKYILEKVYLQQPASVRVCSMLFKPEAILSPIKELEYVGFEIPNEFVVGYGLDYDELGRNLKHIYRTIS encoded by the coding sequence ATGATGAATACGATAGAAGTTGGAGACAGAAAGTTCGGGATATCGATCACGAACGAACGCATTATTGCGCGTACAAAAGAAATTGCAGCACAAATCAATGCTGAATATAAAGATAAGCGCCCCCTTTTTATCGGCGTATTAAATGGCAGCTTTTTATTTATGGCTGACTTGCTTAAGGAAACAGAAATTCCTTGTGAAGTCGCTTTTATGAAGGTTTCAAGCTATAAAGGCGGACTTACCAGCAGTGGAGAATTGAAAGAGATATTTGGATTACCGGATAATCTGGAGGGCCGCCACCTGGTTTTAGTAGAAGACATCGTGGATACAGGCCTGACCCTAAAATATATATTAGAAAAGGTTTATTTGCAGCAGCCTGCTTCAGTACGTGTTTGCAGCATGCTTTTCAAGCCAGAAGCCATACTATCACCAATTAAAGAACTTGAATATGTAGGCTTTGAAATCCCGAATGAATTTGTAGTAGGCTACGGCCTGGATTATGATGAACTGGGGCGGAATCTTAAACACATTTACCGTACAATTTCCTGA
- the pfkA gene encoding 6-phosphofructokinase → MNKIKNIAVLTSGGDAPGMNAAIRAVVRAGIYYDLNVSGVLRGYEGLINGDFIPMDRKSVANIIQRGGTILKTARSDDFRTKEGRQKAYDQLKLHDIDAMVVIGGDGTFTGANLFTSEFDFPVIGLPGTIDNDLAGTDFTIGYDTAINTVVNAIDKIRDTAESHDRLFIVEVMGRDSGLIALRSGIGVGAEAIMIPEANMGVEGLIKRLEYGRKDKASKIIIVAEGDEVGGAFNVGEVLKQNFPNYDIRVSVLGHIQRGGKPSCMDRVLASRFGVAAVEGLLEGRSGGMVGQINKEILFTPFDHAIKHIDAEEVSPVWLKLVEILSL, encoded by the coding sequence ATGAATAAAATTAAAAACATAGCTGTATTAACATCAGGGGGAGACGCACCCGGTATGAATGCTGCCATAAGGGCAGTAGTCAGAGCGGGGATATATTATGATTTAAATGTTTCAGGAGTACTTAGAGGATATGAAGGCTTAATTAATGGAGATTTTATCCCCATGGACCGGAAATCCGTAGCGAATATTATACAGCGTGGCGGTACCATTCTTAAAACAGCCCGGAGTGATGACTTCCGGACTAAAGAAGGAAGACAAAAAGCTTATGACCAGTTAAAACTGCACGATATTGATGCAATGGTTGTGATTGGTGGCGATGGTACTTTTACAGGAGCAAACCTGTTTACCAGTGAATTCGATTTTCCGGTGATTGGTTTGCCGGGCACTATAGACAATGATCTGGCAGGAACAGATTTTACAATTGGTTATGATACTGCAATTAATACAGTAGTGAATGCTATTGATAAGATCAGGGATACGGCAGAATCACATGACAGACTTTTTATTGTTGAAGTCATGGGCAGGGATTCCGGACTGATCGCTTTAAGAAGTGGAATTGGTGTAGGCGCAGAAGCAATTATGATTCCTGAAGCCAATATGGGCGTAGAAGGATTGATCAAAAGATTAGAATACGGAAGGAAAGATAAAGCTTCTAAAATTATAATTGTTGCAGAAGGCGATGAAGTTGGCGGGGCTTTTAATGTAGGTGAAGTGCTAAAACAGAACTTCCCTAACTATGATATTCGTGTCTCTGTTCTTGGGCACATTCAACGTGGCGGTAAGCCAAGTTGTATGGACCGGGTACTGGCCAGCCGATTTGGTGTTGCAGCTGTAGAGGGCTTGCTGGAAGGCAGATCGGGCGGTATGGTCGGTCAGATCAATAAAGAAATCCTGTTTACTCCTTTTGATCATGCGATCAAGCACATCGATGCGGAAGAGGTAAGTCCGGTGTGGTTAAAGCTTGTAGAGATTCTCTCTTTATAA
- the def gene encoding peptide deformylase, with protein MKLPIIAYGDPVLRKVCESIDENYPDLQKLISNMFDTMYAASGVGLAAPQIGLPIRLFIVDTGEDEDGKQGFKRVFINAVILEETGEPWAFTEGCLSIPEIREDVLRKPNIRVQYYDENWELHEEALSGMPARVVQHEYDHIEGKLFTDTLSLLRKTMLKSKLDSISRGDIHADYRMKFPKQRNKKR; from the coding sequence ATGAAATTACCAATTATAGCTTATGGAGATCCGGTTTTAAGAAAAGTATGCGAAAGCATAGATGAAAACTATCCGGATTTACAAAAACTAATCAGTAATATGTTTGACACCATGTATGCAGCAAGTGGTGTTGGTTTGGCTGCGCCACAGATTGGTTTGCCAATCAGACTGTTCATTGTGGATACTGGTGAGGATGAAGACGGAAAGCAAGGGTTCAAAAGAGTATTTATCAATGCTGTGATTTTGGAAGAAACCGGTGAGCCATGGGCTTTTACCGAAGGATGCTTAAGTATCCCTGAAATCAGAGAAGATGTATTACGCAAGCCAAATATCAGAGTTCAGTATTATGATGAAAACTGGGAATTGCATGAAGAAGCTTTGTCTGGTATGCCTGCACGTGTGGTACAGCACGAATATGACCATATAGAAGGTAAATTGTTTACCGATACCTTAAGTCTGTTGCGTAAAACCATGCTGAAGTCTAAACTGGATTCAATTTCAAGAGGAGATATTCACGCAGATTACAGAATGAAATTTCCAAAACAGCGCAACAAGAAACGCTAG
- a CDS encoding 30S ribosomal protein S16 has translation MATKIRLQRFGKKSKPFFHVVVADSRAPRDGKFIERLGSYNPNTNPATIEINFEKTLDWVNKGAEPTDTCRTILSHKGILYKKHLQGGVKKGALTEEQAEAKFAEWLLAKDSKIEGKKDSLTKSKDEVKKTALAAEAKKNADRGAAIALKNAPVAEEVAAEETEETPVTEEAAEEAPATEETKEEQA, from the coding sequence ATGGCAACTAAAATCAGATTGCAAAGATTCGGTAAAAAGAGCAAACCTTTTTTCCACGTAGTGGTAGCGGATTCACGCGCACCGAGAGATGGTAAATTTATTGAGCGTTTAGGTTCATACAACCCAAACACCAATCCTGCTACTATTGAAATTAATTTCGAAAAAACATTAGACTGGGTAAACAAAGGTGCTGAGCCTACGGATACTTGCCGTACTATTTTATCTCACAAAGGTATTTTGTACAAAAAACACTTACAAGGTGGTGTTAAAAAAGGCGCTTTAACTGAAGAACAAGCAGAAGCTAAATTTGCTGAGTGGCTTTTAGCTAAAGACAGTAAAATCGAAGGTAAAAAAGACAGCCTGACTAAATCTAAAGATGAAGTTAAGAAAACTGCTCTTGCTGCTGAAGCTAAGAAAAATGCAGACCGTGGTGCTGCTATCGCATTGAAAAATGCACCGGTAGCAGAAGAAGTTGCAGCTGAAGAAACAGAGGAAACTCCTGTAACTGAAGAAGCAGCTGAAGAAGCTCCTGCAACAGAAGAAACAAAAGAAGAACAAGCATAG
- a CDS encoding transglycosylase domain-containing protein, giving the protein MRLPKINIPKKYIKAGAWVLGVFLVLIAILGSIAYSKREALLKKMIAKAILKADTDYGLAIKIESAGFKGLSTVHMKNISVVPKDRDTLSTIADLTIGVKLLPLLFGDVKLAEVGLNTGKVSIVLKDSLTNLDFILKRKKKDKKDNKAKIDLSEIAHDILNQVLNKIPDDMEMKNLVFTLNDNDTAKLNFLTTTATIDGGDLKSTILVNNDQATWHINGKLKPGKKQMDVLFFADGKKVELPYLENKLHAKLSFDTVRTEMRSAEYSGDNFKISGSWSVKNLLINHTKIASNDIIVKNAKIDANMLIGPNFVALDSTSTVFLKDAAIHPYLKYTLSPNKIYEVKLHADEQDAQAVLNAFPEGLFESLDGLQVKGKIKYDLNFYLDSSTPDSLRFNSTLTPYNFKIVRWGKLNLQKINDTFVYTPYEYGKPMRDITIGPSNPNYTPLSEISSNFKNALLTSEDPSFYTHKGFVEESIRKSFVINFKEKKFVRGGSTISMQLVKNVFLSRQKTLARKAEEILIVWLIENNRLVSKQRMLEVYFNIIEMGKNIYGIGEASRQYFGKSPSQLSIGEGIFLANIVPRPKIAMFKFRGDGGLKDYMLPYFRYMGRIMAKRGLTPADTSGYGFYNVRLREGLRRYLLPDSAKVDTAAFDTDTDTPVKMQDESKNIFDRLFGRSKKEKDTASKQLTVQDTVKKTRKELRRERREKRRLEKEAS; this is encoded by the coding sequence ATGCGTCTTCCAAAAATAAACATCCCTAAAAAATACATCAAAGCAGGTGCATGGGTTCTAGGGGTATTTCTTGTATTAATTGCCATCCTTGGTTCTATTGCTTATAGCAAAAGAGAAGCTCTACTCAAAAAAATGATAGCTAAGGCTATCCTGAAGGCGGATACTGATTATGGATTAGCCATAAAAATTGAGAGTGCCGGCTTTAAAGGACTGAGCACTGTACACATGAAAAACATTTCTGTAGTTCCTAAAGACCGGGATACGCTATCTACAATTGCCGATCTTACTATTGGCGTCAAGTTATTACCCTTACTTTTCGGAGATGTTAAACTTGCTGAAGTTGGCTTAAATACGGGTAAAGTCAGCATCGTACTGAAAGATAGCCTGACTAACCTTGACTTTATTCTCAAAAGGAAAAAGAAAGATAAAAAAGATAATAAAGCAAAAATAGATCTGAGTGAAATTGCGCATGATATCCTCAACCAGGTACTGAATAAAATCCCGGATGACATGGAGATGAAGAACCTGGTATTTACATTGAATGATAATGATACCGCAAAATTAAATTTCCTGACTACAACAGCTACAATTGACGGGGGAGATTTGAAATCAACCATTCTGGTCAATAACGATCAGGCAACCTGGCACATTAATGGCAAACTGAAGCCGGGTAAAAAACAAATGGATGTGCTGTTCTTTGCGGATGGTAAAAAAGTTGAGTTGCCTTACCTGGAGAATAAACTGCATGCAAAACTGAGTTTCGATACGGTTAGAACCGAAATGAGAAGCGCTGAATACAGTGGTGATAATTTTAAGATCTCCGGCTCATGGTCAGTTAAAAATCTATTGATTAACCATACTAAGATCGCCTCTAATGATATTATAGTTAAGAACGCCAAGATTGATGCAAATATGTTAATCGGGCCAAATTTTGTGGCTTTGGACAGCACCTCGACTGTTTTCCTTAAAGATGCAGCAATCCATCCTTATTTGAAATATACGCTGTCGCCAAACAAAATTTATGAAGTGAAGCTTCATGCTGACGAACAGGATGCACAGGCAGTTTTAAATGCTTTTCCTGAAGGTTTATTCGAATCACTGGACGGATTACAGGTTAAAGGGAAGATTAAATATGATCTTAATTTTTACCTGGACAGCAGTACACCAGATAGCTTAAGGTTCAATTCTACACTGACACCCTATAATTTCAAAATTGTCAGGTGGGGTAAGCTAAATCTTCAAAAGATCAATGATACTTTTGTATATACCCCTTATGAGTATGGAAAACCGATGCGTGATATCACAATCGGACCTTCTAACCCTAATTACACCCCGCTTTCTGAAATCTCCAGTAATTTCAAAAATGCATTGCTGACTTCTGAAGACCCTTCATTCTATACACATAAAGGTTTCGTTGAAGAGTCTATCCGTAAATCTTTCGTGATTAATTTCAAAGAGAAGAAGTTTGTCAGAGGAGGAAGTACGATTTCAATGCAGCTGGTAAAAAATGTATTCTTAAGCAGGCAAAAAACGCTTGCACGTAAAGCGGAAGAAATCCTGATTGTCTGGTTGATCGAGAATAACCGCCTGGTTAGTAAGCAGAGAATGCTTGAGGTCTACTTCAATATCATTGAAATGGGTAAAAACATTTATGGAATAGGTGAAGCATCACGCCAGTATTTTGGAAAAAGCCCGTCACAATTGAGTATTGGCGAAGGTATATTCCTGGCTAATATTGTTCCGCGCCCTAAAATAGCGATGTTCAAGTTTCGGGGTGATGGCGGATTGAAAGACTATATGCTGCCTTATTTCAGGTATATGGGCAGGATTATGGCTAAACGTGGCTTAACACCCGCCGACACCAGTGGTTATGGTTTTTATAACGTAAGATTAAGAGAAGGTTTACGCCGTTATTTGCTGCCAGATTCGGCAAAAGTTGACACTGCTGCCTTTGATACAGATACTGATACGCCTGTTAAAATGCAGGATGAATCAAAAAACATTTTTGACAGGTTATTTGGCAGGTCTAAAAAAGAGAAGGATACTGCAAGCAAACAATTAACTGTACAGGATACCGTAAAAAAAACAAGAAAAGAACTGCGAAGGGAACGGCGGGAAAAACGACGTCTGGAAAAAGAAGCCAGTTAA
- a CDS encoding Mrp/NBP35 family ATP-binding protein: MNISNEQVLAALRNVEDPDLKKDLVTLNMIKELSIEDKKISFTLELTTPACPMKDMLKNACFNAIRHFVDKEAEINIKITSRVTRPNDTTQLKDIKNIILVSSGKGGVGKSTVASNLAVTLAADGAKVGLIDADIYGPSVPTMFGLLGAKPSARETAEGKTLILPIEKYGIKLLSLGFFADPDQPVPWRGPMASNAIKQLFNDADWGELDYLIVDLPPGTGDIHITITQSFPIAGAVIVTTPQQVALADTRKGLAMFRMPGINIPVLGVIENMAYFTPAELPENKYYIFGKDGGKALAASFDVPFLGEIPLVQGITEGGDSGTPIAMDKESQTSIAFSEMAGKIAQQIAINNALRSDC; this comes from the coding sequence ATGAATATTAGCAACGAACAAGTTTTAGCTGCTTTAAGAAATGTCGAAGACCCTGATCTTAAAAAAGATCTGGTTACATTGAACATGATTAAAGAGCTGAGCATCGAAGATAAAAAAATTAGTTTCACCTTAGAACTGACCACTCCAGCCTGTCCAATGAAGGATATGCTTAAAAATGCCTGCTTCAATGCTATCAGACATTTTGTGGACAAAGAGGCAGAAATAAATATAAAAATTACTTCAAGAGTAACCAGGCCAAATGATACTACCCAGCTGAAAGATATTAAAAATATCATTTTAGTCTCTTCAGGTAAAGGTGGAGTAGGAAAATCTACTGTAGCGAGTAACCTTGCTGTTACCCTGGCAGCAGACGGAGCTAAAGTTGGTTTAATTGATGCGGATATTTATGGTCCTTCGGTGCCGACAATGTTTGGTCTTTTGGGTGCCAAGCCAAGTGCAAGAGAAACAGCAGAAGGAAAAACGCTGATTTTGCCAATTGAAAAATATGGTATCAAGTTATTGTCATTAGGCTTTTTTGCCGATCCTGACCAGCCTGTACCATGGCGTGGACCAATGGCGTCCAATGCAATCAAACAATTGTTCAATGACGCGGATTGGGGAGAGCTGGATTACCTGATTGTGGATCTTCCTCCTGGAACCGGGGATATTCATATTACTATTACCCAAAGTTTCCCGATTGCAGGTGCGGTAATCGTGACAACTCCGCAACAAGTAGCTTTAGCAGACACCAGAAAAGGGCTTGCGATGTTCAGAATGCCAGGCATTAATATCCCGGTATTAGGCGTAATTGAGAATATGGCTTATTTTACGCCGGCAGAACTGCCTGAAAACAAGTATTATATTTTTGGGAAAGACGGCGGAAAGGCTTTGGCAGCTTCTTTTGATGTACCTTTCTTAGGAGAAATACCTCTTGTTCAAGGCATTACAGAAGGCGGAGATAGTGGTACGCCTATTGCGATGGATAAAGAGAGTCAGACCTCAATTGCATTTTCAGAAATGGCAGGAAAGATTGCACAACAGATTGCAATTAATAATGCCTTGCGGTCAGATTGCTAA
- the rplS gene encoding 50S ribosomal protein L19 produces the protein MDLVKFVEEQVIAKNEFPAFKSGDTVSVHYKIREGNKERVQIYQGVVLQRNSVGANETFTVRKMSNGVGVERIFPINSPNIAKIEVNSHGKVRRAKLFYLRELTGKAARIKSKRV, from the coding sequence ATGGATTTAGTAAAATTTGTTGAAGAGCAGGTAATCGCAAAGAACGAGTTTCCTGCATTCAAATCAGGAGATACAGTGAGTGTTCACTATAAAATTCGCGAAGGTAATAAAGAACGTGTTCAAATTTACCAAGGTGTAGTCTTACAACGTAACAGCGTAGGTGCTAATGAGACGTTTACTGTTCGTAAAATGTCTAATGGAGTTGGAGTAGAGCGTATCTTCCCAATTAATTCGCCAAACATCGCTAAAATTGAAGTTAACAGTCACGGTAAGGTGCGTAGAGCTAAGTTGTTCTATCTTCGTGAATTGACTGGTAAAGCAGCTCGTATCAAGTCTAAGAGAGTTTAA
- the trmD gene encoding tRNA (guanosine(37)-N1)-methyltransferase TrmD has protein sequence MRFDIITVLPDLLQSPFAHSILQRAQTKGIAEIVVHSLRDYSTNKQRSVDDYPYGGGSGMVMSIEPFARCIDALKEQRTYDEIIFMTPDGVTLNQSMANELSGMENVIILCGHYKGIDQRIRDIYVTREVSIGDYVLSGGELPAAVLVDAIVRLIPGVLNDETSALSDSFQGGLLDAPLYTRPADYKGHQVPEILLSGHELKINNWRHEQALARTLKRRPDLLED, from the coding sequence ATGCGTTTTGATATCATAACAGTTTTACCTGACTTACTGCAAAGCCCTTTCGCGCATTCTATTTTGCAGCGTGCACAAACTAAAGGGATTGCTGAAATAGTAGTACACAGCCTGAGAGATTACTCGACAAACAAACAGCGTAGTGTTGATGATTATCCGTATGGTGGTGGCAGTGGCATGGTGATGTCAATTGAGCCTTTTGCGCGTTGTATAGATGCGCTAAAAGAGCAAAGGACATATGATGAGATTATTTTCATGACGCCGGACGGAGTAACGTTGAACCAGTCTATGGCCAATGAATTATCAGGAATGGAAAATGTAATCATTTTATGTGGCCATTATAAGGGAATTGACCAGCGGATCCGGGATATTTATGTAACACGTGAAGTTTCTATTGGTGATTACGTTTTATCTGGCGGAGAATTACCTGCGGCAGTTCTTGTAGATGCTATTGTCAGATTAATACCTGGTGTATTGAATGATGAGACCTCCGCTTTGAGCGATAGTTTTCAGGGCGGACTGCTTGATGCTCCGTTATATACCCGTCCAGCGGATTATAAAGGTCACCAGGTGCCTGAAATTCTTTTGAGCGGACATGAGTTAAAGATTAATAACTGGAGGCATGAGCAGGCTCTGGCGCGTACGCTGAAGCGTCGGCCCGATCTGCTTGAAGATTAG
- the rimM gene encoding ribosome maturation factor RimM (Essential for efficient processing of 16S rRNA), with protein sequence MTHEEAFYIGYFTKTKGLKGELQLYFEYDEPGLLELDVIFAEMNSKMVPFFVSAFKMQPNSTGNIYLDDIDHIDKAQPLLKKKVYLPISKMPNRDDDDFHYTDLVGFVVTDETHGELGEILEVNEYPQQFVATVSYQEKEIMFPLNDDMIVEIDEDASTLLVDLPDGLLDIYLSN encoded by the coding sequence ATGACGCACGAAGAGGCATTTTATATAGGGTATTTTACTAAAACAAAGGGATTAAAGGGAGAACTTCAATTGTACTTTGAATATGATGAACCGGGGCTGCTTGAGCTTGACGTTATATTTGCAGAGATGAATAGCAAGATGGTTCCTTTTTTCGTTTCGGCGTTTAAAATGCAGCCTAACAGCACTGGAAATATCTACCTGGATGATATTGATCATATAGACAAAGCACAGCCTCTGTTAAAGAAAAAGGTTTATCTGCCGATCAGCAAGATGCCTAACAGGGATGATGATGATTTTCATTATACTGATCTTGTTGGGTTTGTGGTTACAGATGAAACTCATGGTGAGCTGGGAGAAATTCTTGAAGTCAATGAATATCCTCAACAGTTCGTAGCTACGGTTTCTTATCAGGAAAAGGAAATCATGTTTCCGCTAAATGATGATATGATTGTGGAGATTGACGAAGATGCCAGTACATTACTTGTTGATCTTCCGGATGGTCTGCTTGATATTTACCTGTCTAATTAA
- a CDS encoding phosphatidylserine decarboxylase family protein, which produces MTIHKEGYTTIALSLLFIFVLNAIIDYRFADVTWLRWAVYIASFALFITILQFFRNPSRPFVTGGNLIICPADGKVVVIEETQENEYFKDKRLQVSIFMSPVNVHINRNPIAGVVKFFKYHPGKYLAAWNPKSSTENERTTVVVEHANGTPVLFRQIAGALARRIVWYVKEGDVVEQSKEFGFIKFGSRVDIFLPVGTKVNLELNQVVKGGITVLGELV; this is translated from the coding sequence ATGACAATACATAAAGAAGGTTATACAACCATCGCACTCTCTCTCCTTTTTATCTTCGTCCTTAATGCCATTATTGACTACAGATTTGCTGATGTCACCTGGTTAAGGTGGGCAGTGTATATTGCTTCATTCGCTTTATTTATTACTATTCTTCAGTTTTTCAGAAATCCATCCAGACCATTCGTGACTGGCGGAAACCTGATCATCTGTCCTGCTGACGGAAAAGTTGTCGTAATTGAAGAAACTCAGGAAAATGAATATTTCAAAGACAAAAGATTACAGGTTTCGATATTTATGTCTCCTGTAAACGTACATATCAACAGAAACCCAATTGCTGGAGTAGTTAAATTTTTCAAATATCACCCTGGAAAATATCTTGCCGCATGGAATCCGAAATCTTCTACCGAAAATGAGCGTACAACAGTTGTCGTAGAACACGCAAACGGAACACCGGTATTATTCAGACAAATTGCAGGAGCGCTTGCCAGAAGGATTGTATGGTACGTGAAAGAAGGTGATGTAGTGGAACAAAGTAAAGAATTTGGCTTCATTAAGTTCGGCTCCCGAGTAGATATATTTCTTCCTGTTGGGACAAAAGTTAACCTGGAACTGAACCAGGTGGTTAAAGGCGGTATTACTGTCCTTGGCGAACTCGTTTAG
- a CDS encoding M16 family metallopeptidase, with the protein MEYNVHTLPNGIRLLHVPSASAISHACIIINSGSRDETESQAGLAHFIEHLIFKRTEKRNTNQILNRLESVGADLNAYTTKEYTCIHASFLHPYLDRTLELFNDIVFHSTFPEEEMEKEKGVILDEIASYLDQPEEAIYDDFEDMVFADHSLGRNILGTTESVNQLSQQDIKDFIAANYHTDKIVVAVLGNYSLPKAVKIFTKYYEEIPQNLHQDNRKAPAKSPVITRIDQKPIMQAHTMIGSTAYSLHHPFKTGLLLLNNLLCGTGMSSILNLQIREKHGIAYSIESGYSPLSDTGIFTLYFGTDKEKVNRAQSLIYKEFKKIRENPLTEVQLQKAKNKFIGQIALGEENRIGLIVSMAKSLIDYNKIDSLETVFQKIQAVNTQDMAQIADEILDEKNLSVLTFYPLA; encoded by the coding sequence ATGGAATATAATGTACACACCCTGCCTAATGGCATTCGTCTTCTTCACGTGCCCTCTGCATCAGCAATCTCTCACGCTTGTATTATTATAAATAGCGGTTCACGTGATGAGACTGAAAGCCAGGCCGGACTTGCCCATTTTATTGAGCATTTAATTTTTAAACGCACAGAAAAAAGAAATACAAACCAGATCCTGAACAGGCTGGAAAGTGTTGGAGCAGATTTAAATGCCTATACGACCAAAGAATATACCTGTATCCATGCTTCTTTTTTACACCCTTACCTGGACAGAACGCTCGAACTTTTCAATGACATTGTATTCCACTCTACTTTTCCGGAAGAGGAAATGGAAAAGGAAAAAGGAGTGATCTTAGATGAGATCGCATCTTACCTTGATCAGCCTGAAGAAGCTATTTATGATGATTTTGAGGATATGGTATTTGCAGATCATTCCCTGGGCAGGAATATTCTGGGAACGACTGAAAGTGTAAATCAGCTTTCTCAACAGGATATTAAAGATTTTATAGCCGCTAATTACCATACAGATAAAATTGTCGTTGCTGTTCTGGGTAACTATTCTTTGCCTAAAGCCGTTAAAATATTCACGAAGTATTATGAGGAAATTCCTCAGAATCTACATCAGGACAATAGAAAAGCTCCTGCTAAATCACCAGTGATTACCCGCATAGATCAAAAACCGATTATGCAGGCACATACCATGATTGGCTCTACAGCTTATTCTTTACACCACCCTTTTAAAACTGGCCTGCTATTGTTGAATAACCTGCTATGTGGTACTGGAATGAGTTCTATCCTGAATTTACAGATCAGAGAAAAACATGGGATTGCTTACAGCATAGAATCGGGATACAGTCCTTTAAGCGATACGGGCATTTTTACCTTATATTTTGGCACCGATAAGGAAAAAGTAAACAGGGCACAATCGCTTATTTACAAAGAGTTTAAAAAGATCAGAGAAAATCCTTTAACAGAAGTACAGCTACAAAAAGCCAAGAATAAATTCATCGGACAAATTGCCCTTGGAGAAGAAAACAGAATAGGATTAATTGTTTCCATGGCAAAAAGTCTGATTGATTACAATAAAATAGATAGCCTGGAGACTGTTTTTCAAAAAATACAAGCCGTAAATACACAGGATATGGCACAGATTGCAGATGAAATCCTGGATGAAAAAAACCTCAGCGTCTTAACCTTTTACCCTTTAGCTTAA